A genomic stretch from Thermomonospora umbrina includes:
- a CDS encoding helix-turn-helix domain-containing protein, with amino-acid sequence MAESRRRSFAAILDELCLRPAGRPDPFTNTELARVVNALGGDITDGYISHLRKGHRDNPTLQTVQDLAAALGVSPAVFVGGRRARLDEEDPRRSFSAKLRHLFTAIYPPERGPYTPEDVAAAVNADGRYGTISASHIRDLLNPGPGSLPNPRLRHIMGLADHFGLADDHGPQAAYFLDDRLAATVDAELADLMALRDAGVVEFVTRVAAHAPAWSPQLRRQAVRAITQAMESGDARWVFPLKGERLSTE; translated from the coding sequence ATGGCTGAGAGTCGACGACGGTCGTTCGCCGCCATCCTCGACGAACTGTGCCTGCGACCCGCCGGACGACCCGACCCGTTCACCAACACGGAGCTGGCCCGGGTCGTCAACGCGCTCGGCGGGGACATCACCGACGGCTACATTTCGCATCTGCGCAAGGGCCACCGCGACAATCCCACCCTGCAGACCGTGCAGGACCTGGCCGCCGCCCTCGGGGTGAGCCCGGCCGTGTTCGTGGGCGGACGCCGGGCCCGGCTGGACGAGGAGGACCCCCGGCGGTCGTTCTCGGCCAAGCTGCGGCATCTGTTCACCGCGATCTACCCGCCCGAGCGCGGGCCGTACACCCCCGAGGACGTCGCCGCCGCCGTCAACGCCGACGGCCGGTACGGCACGATCTCCGCCAGCCACATCCGGGACCTGCTCAACCCGGGCCCGGGCTCGCTGCCCAACCCCCGGCTGCGGCACATCATGGGGCTGGCCGACCACTTCGGGCTCGCCGACGACCACGGGCCGCAGGCGGCGTACTTCCTCGACGACCGGCTCGCCGCCACCGTGGACGCCGAGCTGGCCGACCTGATGGCGCTGCGGGACGCCGGCGTGGTCGAGTTCGTCACGCGCGTGGCCGCGCACGCGCCCGCCTGGAGCCCGCAACTGCGCCGGCAGGCGGTCCGGGCGATCACCCAGGCCATGGAGTCCGGGGACGCCAGATGGGTCTTCCCGCTCAAGGGCGAGCGGCTCTCCACGGAGTAG
- a CDS encoding SAM-dependent methyltransferase gives MAPPAVRRDRARLSGGAPEFDLSRPNAARICNVLLDGKDNFESDRSAAHDLLHWAPEMRALAKAGRDFLGRAVRHLTDGPEIGQFLDLGTGMPIHCNVHDMAAQSHPSPRVVYVDNDTVAVTHARALLDNGTTTVAIEGDLRDPTRILEDPQVAAILDFERPVAVLMTSVLHFVADADRPGESVRTFLEALAPGSALVISHACRDHAAPEALAGVEAVYEATTTPLTARTRDEIAALFDGWELGPRGPVDIAYWPLSTERRPRPAMTLYGGVAHLRPWAARS, from the coding sequence ATGGCGCCACCCGCCGTCCGGCGCGACCGGGCCCGCCTTTCCGGGGGCGCACCGGAGTTCGACCTGTCCCGGCCCAATGCCGCCCGGATCTGCAACGTTCTCCTGGACGGCAAGGACAACTTCGAGTCCGACCGGTCGGCCGCCCACGACCTCCTGCACTGGGCGCCCGAGATGCGCGCACTCGCCAAGGCGGGCCGCGATTTCCTGGGGCGCGCCGTCCGGCATCTGACCGACGGGCCGGAGATCGGCCAGTTCCTCGATCTCGGCACCGGAATGCCCATCCACTGCAACGTCCACGACATGGCCGCGCAGTCCCACCCGTCCCCCCGCGTCGTCTACGTCGACAACGACACGGTGGCCGTCACGCACGCACGGGCGCTGCTGGACAACGGCACCACCACCGTGGCGATCGAGGGCGACCTGCGCGACCCGACCCGGATCCTCGAGGACCCCCAGGTCGCCGCCATCCTGGACTTCGAGCGGCCGGTCGCGGTGCTGATGACGTCGGTGCTGCACTTCGTGGCGGACGCCGACCGGCCGGGCGAGAGCGTCCGGACCTTCCTGGAGGCGCTGGCCCCGGGCAGCGCGCTCGTCATCAGCCACGCCTGCCGCGACCACGCCGCCCCGGAGGCCCTGGCCGGCGTGGAGGCGGTCTACGAGGCCACGACCACCCCGTTGACCGCCCGCACCCGCGACGAGATCGCCGCGCTCTTCGACGGCTGGGAGCTCGGCCCTCGGGGCCCGGTCGACATCGCCTATTGGCCGCTGTCCACCGAGCGACGGCCGCGCCCCGCGATGACCCTGTACGGCGGGGTCGCGCATCTCCGGCCCTGGGCCGCCCGGTCGTGA
- a CDS encoding MAB_1171c family putative transporter, whose amino-acid sequence MIRNLAFPFCAAILTGVFVYKLRHLRSQWGNARLWALCATVFFFCMTLWSASPAAAARINRMAGIVNVAELVAAICLSGLAAAFLCLALLWRYSTALAWARLRWVLATYSLLVVVISLLFALSTVPTERTVDFPYFYARQPTVAIMYAIYYSSTLVGSAVLARWCFVWARHPDYAGLPYLRRGLRLYAGFGVVLAVYSLIRLVTLAANWFGTDALNPVGAGASLIGAPFGCFFLVAAMVVPVYGPRWLGVRRGVRRWTGFLTLRSLHRALTDVDPSVIFVARGRRLDLQHRIRRAIIELSDWRWALAPLFDPAVEDAVRAVARERGVPEEELATLIEAAQLKAAMAARRAGARGTEAPSERSADERDGNDIDLEMAWWCQVARAFKRSPVVDHAVARTHGTDNTAVSL is encoded by the coding sequence ATGATCAGGAACCTGGCCTTTCCGTTCTGCGCCGCCATCCTCACCGGGGTCTTCGTCTATAAATTGCGCCATCTGCGTTCTCAGTGGGGGAACGCCCGGCTGTGGGCGCTGTGCGCCACGGTCTTCTTCTTCTGCATGACGCTGTGGTCGGCGTCCCCGGCCGCGGCGGCCCGGATCAACCGGATGGCCGGCATCGTCAACGTGGCCGAGCTGGTGGCGGCCATCTGCCTGTCCGGACTGGCGGCCGCGTTCCTGTGCCTGGCCCTGTTGTGGCGCTACTCGACCGCGTTGGCCTGGGCCCGGCTGCGCTGGGTGCTGGCGACCTACTCGCTGCTGGTCGTCGTGATCAGCCTGCTGTTCGCGCTGTCCACGGTGCCGACGGAACGCACGGTCGACTTCCCGTACTTCTACGCCAGGCAGCCCACCGTCGCGATCATGTACGCGATCTACTACTCCTCGACGCTGGTGGGTTCGGCGGTCCTGGCCCGCTGGTGCTTCGTGTGGGCCCGCCACCCCGACTACGCGGGGCTGCCGTACCTGCGCCGGGGCTTGCGGCTGTACGCCGGGTTCGGGGTGGTGCTGGCCGTCTACTCGCTGATCCGGCTGGTGACCCTGGCCGCGAACTGGTTCGGCACCGACGCGCTCAACCCGGTGGGGGCGGGCGCCTCGCTGATCGGGGCCCCGTTCGGCTGCTTCTTCCTGGTGGCGGCCATGGTCGTCCCCGTGTACGGGCCGCGCTGGCTCGGGGTGCGGAGGGGGGTGCGCCGGTGGACGGGCTTCCTGACGCTGCGGTCGCTGCACCGTGCGCTGACCGACGTCGACCCGTCGGTGATCTTCGTGGCCCGGGGGCGTCGCCTGGATCTGCAGCACCGGATCCGCCGCGCCATCATCGAGCTGAGCGACTGGCGGTGGGCGCTGGCGCCGCTCTTCGACCCCGCCGTCGAGGACGCGGTCCGTGCCGTGGCCCGCGAACGGGGCGTCCCCGAGGAGGAGCTGGCCACGCTGATCGAGGCGGCCCAGCTCAAGGCGGCCATGGCGGCCAGGCGGGCGGGCGCGCGCGGCACCGAGGCCCCGTCCGAGCGCTCGGCCGACGAACGCGACGGCAACGACATCGATCTGGAGATGGCGTGGTGGTGCCAGGTCGCCCGGGCGTTCAAGCGCTCGCCGGTCGTCGACCACGCCGTCGCGCGGACCCACGGCACGGACAACACCGCGGTCTCGCTCTAG
- a CDS encoding class I adenylate-forming enzyme family protein: MPELPKAERVADFLAHWAERRPDALLDDLGGTRRDYRRGAADVARCAEALTASGVRAGDRVAVLTTPRPEFLTIFLALSRIGAVWVGLNPRYTRPELLHVVTDSAPVLLIALAEHDGRSYADDVGALAEAAPSVRETVALTGSIPGAVPFEEFLTREPSPQDRAPDPGPADGPGLIVYTSGTTGRPKGAVIGHRAFAEGCLLQAARQYHPNAVALANLPVSHVGGVMDLVSVPLAMGGAACFMEDFDPAAIPAVIERARVTLWGQIPTMFQLVMARPEFAAADLSSLVMIGWGGAPMPRDLVPRLRATGAALTTVYGLTESCVAVAYNDPDADDETLATTIGRPDPRLELRLVDEHGAAAPPGTPGEIQVRNPCLMSGYLGLEEATAEAFTEDGFLRTGDLAVERPDGNLTLVGRLKEMFKSGGYNVYPREVELVLEAHPQVVAAAVVAVPDAVYHEVGAAFVMLRPGAGEDPGSLAAHCRERLAGHKIPKRIEIVDELPLLSTGKVDKTRLRAEPGVRR; encoded by the coding sequence ATGCCTGAGCTGCCCAAGGCCGAGAGGGTCGCCGACTTCCTGGCGCACTGGGCCGAGCGCCGCCCCGACGCGCTCTTGGACGACCTGGGCGGGACGCGCCGCGACTACCGGCGGGGCGCCGCCGACGTGGCGCGCTGCGCCGAGGCGCTGACCGCCTCCGGCGTACGGGCCGGTGACCGGGTCGCCGTGCTCACCACCCCCCGGCCGGAGTTCCTCACGATCTTCCTCGCGCTGTCGCGGATCGGCGCGGTGTGGGTGGGCCTCAACCCCCGCTACACGCGGCCCGAACTGCTGCACGTGGTGACCGACAGCGCCCCCGTCCTGCTGATCGCGCTCGCCGAGCACGACGGCCGCTCGTACGCCGACGACGTCGGAGCCCTGGCCGAGGCGGCCCCGTCCGTACGGGAGACGGTCGCGCTGACGGGCTCGATCCCCGGAGCGGTGCCGTTCGAGGAGTTCCTCACCCGGGAGCCGTCCCCGCAGGACCGGGCCCCCGATCCGGGGCCGGCCGACGGGCCCGGGCTGATCGTCTACACCTCGGGCACGACCGGGCGGCCCAAGGGCGCGGTCATCGGCCACCGGGCGTTCGCCGAGGGCTGTCTCCTCCAAGCCGCCCGGCAGTACCACCCGAACGCCGTGGCGCTGGCGAACCTGCCGGTCAGCCATGTCGGCGGCGTCATGGACCTGGTATCGGTGCCGCTGGCGATGGGCGGCGCGGCCTGCTTCATGGAGGACTTCGACCCGGCCGCGATCCCCGCCGTCATCGAACGAGCCCGCGTCACGCTGTGGGGCCAGATCCCCACGATGTTCCAACTCGTGATGGCCCGGCCGGAGTTCGCCGCCGCCGACCTGTCGTCGCTGGTGATGATCGGCTGGGGCGGCGCCCCCATGCCCCGCGACCTGGTGCCCCGCCTGCGCGCCACCGGCGCCGCGCTCACCACCGTGTACGGGCTGACCGAGAGCTGCGTGGCCGTCGCCTACAACGATCCGGACGCCGACGACGAGACGCTGGCGACCACGATCGGGCGGCCGGACCCCCGACTGGAGCTGCGGCTGGTGGACGAGCACGGCGCGGCGGCGCCCCCGGGCACGCCGGGCGAGATCCAGGTCCGCAACCCGTGCCTGATGAGCGGCTACCTCGGACTGGAGGAGGCGACCGCGGAGGCGTTCACCGAGGACGGGTTCCTGCGCACCGGGGACCTCGCGGTGGAACGCCCCGACGGGAACCTCACCCTGGTCGGCCGGCTCAAGGAGATGTTCAAGTCCGGCGGCTACAACGTCTATCCGCGCGAGGTCGAGCTGGTGCTGGAGGCGCATCCGCAGGTCGTGGCGGCGGCCGTCGTCGCGGTGCCCGACGCGGTCTATCACGAGGTCGGGGCCGCCTTCGTGATGCTCCGCCCGGGGGCCGGGGAGGACCCGGGGAGCCTGGCCGCGCACTGCCGGGAACGCCTGGCCGGCCACAAGATCCCCAAGCGGATCGAGATCGTGGACGAGTTGCCGCTTTTGTCGACCGGTAAAGTCGACAAGACGCGACTGAGGGCGGAGCCGGGTGTGCGGCGCTGA
- a CDS encoding MaoC/PaaZ C-terminal domain-containing protein, producing the protein MTYTPADLPDHVGEELMCSDWVELTVDDEKAFGEATFYREDFLGRTSSNGDPYGERLISGFLLLSMLVALHKRHLDLDLGGAYGLNYGLDRVRFLRPVLAGDRVRLRVELIEAHEKSPGRMRVLTRNVLHVEGADEPAMVADWITLFIDPETDDA; encoded by the coding sequence ATGACGTACACGCCGGCTGACCTGCCCGACCACGTCGGCGAGGAGCTGATGTGCTCGGACTGGGTGGAGTTGACCGTCGACGACGAGAAGGCGTTCGGTGAAGCCACGTTCTATCGGGAGGACTTCCTGGGGCGTACGTCGTCCAATGGAGATCCTTATGGTGAGCGGCTCATCTCCGGATTCCTGCTGCTGTCGATGCTGGTGGCCCTCCACAAACGTCACCTGGACCTCGACCTCGGCGGTGCGTACGGCCTCAACTACGGCCTCGACCGGGTGCGCTTCCTGCGGCCCGTGCTGGCGGGGGACCGGGTCCGCCTGCGCGTGGAGCTGATCGAGGCCCACGAGAAGTCGCCCGGCAGGATGCGCGTGCTGACCCGCAACGTCCTCCACGTCGAGGGTGCGGACGAGCCGGCGATGGTCGCCGACTGGATCACCCTCTTCATCGACCCGGAGACCGACGATGCCTGA
- a CDS encoding APC family permease, which produces MTVEAERSGTAEGLGRTLGTPKIVFLVVAAAAPLVAMAGTVPLSMGSGNGAGVPGTYLVATVTLILFSVGYAAMARRITDRGGFYAYIARGLGRPVAAAGAVFALVGYNALVAALAGGIGYFLTDGAEAPGPWWAYSAVAIVIMGVLGYRNVDLSARLLAVLMTCEVVVLLVFDVAVLAERGTDAFVAASFDPGTVLAGAPGVAFMFAFGSFAGYESAALYAEETKDPKRAVPRATYAAVLVIGLFYTLTSWLTVGAIGADEARQAAKTQEGDLFFNLTEDLLGAGVRAVFGLLVITSIYAALVSSHNASGRYLFSLARDELAPARLGRVHPRHRSPHTASLAQTAFTALVVAIFAVAGLDPYTNLVTIMSGLSTLGIVLLQAFASIAIVRYFRRDRSGTVLKTLVAPLAGCVGLLAGAVLLLANFATLAHSDALPILALPYVVIALAAAAALYAYRLRGTDPERYARIGHPTSVEAATREEDTDDVHAG; this is translated from the coding sequence ATGACGGTGGAAGCGGAGAGGTCCGGCACGGCGGAGGGGCTCGGCCGGACGCTGGGCACGCCCAAGATCGTGTTCCTGGTGGTGGCGGCCGCCGCGCCGCTGGTGGCGATGGCCGGGACCGTCCCGCTGTCCATGGGATCCGGGAACGGCGCGGGTGTTCCGGGGACCTATCTGGTGGCGACCGTGACGCTGATCCTGTTCTCGGTCGGTTACGCGGCGATGGCCCGCAGGATCACCGACCGGGGCGGCTTCTACGCCTACATCGCCCGCGGGCTGGGCCGCCCGGTCGCGGCGGCCGGGGCCGTGTTCGCGCTCGTCGGCTACAACGCCCTGGTGGCGGCGCTGGCCGGGGGCATCGGCTACTTCCTCACCGACGGCGCGGAGGCCCCCGGCCCCTGGTGGGCCTACAGCGCCGTGGCCATCGTGATCATGGGCGTGCTCGGCTACCGGAACGTGGACCTGTCGGCCAGACTGCTGGCGGTGCTGATGACCTGCGAGGTCGTGGTGCTGCTGGTCTTCGACGTCGCGGTGCTCGCCGAGCGGGGCACGGACGCCTTCGTGGCCGCCTCGTTCGACCCCGGGACCGTGCTGGCGGGCGCCCCCGGCGTCGCGTTCATGTTCGCCTTCGGGTCGTTCGCCGGGTACGAGTCGGCCGCGCTCTACGCCGAGGAGACCAAGGACCCCAAGCGCGCCGTTCCCCGCGCCACCTACGCCGCCGTGCTGGTGATCGGCCTGTTCTACACGCTGACCAGTTGGCTCACCGTCGGGGCGATCGGCGCGGACGAGGCGCGGCAGGCCGCCAAGACCCAGGAGGGCGACCTGTTCTTCAACCTGACCGAGGACCTGCTCGGCGCGGGGGTCCGGGCGGTGTTCGGGCTGCTGGTCATCACCAGCATCTACGCCGCGCTGGTGTCGTCGCACAACGCGTCCGGGCGCTACCTGTTCTCGCTGGCCCGTGACGAGCTGGCCCCGGCGCGCCTCGGCCGCGTGCACCCGCGGCACCGCTCGCCGCACACCGCGAGCCTGGCGCAGACGGCCTTCACCGCGCTGGTGGTGGCGATCTTCGCGGTCGCCGGGCTGGACCCGTACACCAACCTCGTCACGATCATGAGCGGGCTGTCGACCCTGGGCATCGTGCTGCTGCAGGCGTTCGCCTCGATCGCCATCGTGCGGTACTTCCGCCGTGACCGGTCCGGAACGGTGCTCAAGACGCTGGTCGCGCCGCTGGCGGGCTGCGTCGGGCTGCTCGCGGGCGCCGTCCTGCTGCTGGCCAACTTCGCCACGCTGGCGCACAGCGACGCGCTGCCGATCCTCGCGCTGCCGTACGTCGTCATCGCGTTGGCCGCGGCCGCCGCGCTGTACGCGTACCGACTGCGCGGCACCGACCCGGAGCGGTACGCGCGCATCGGCCATCCGACGTCCGTCGAGGCCGCGACCCGGGAGGAGGACACCGATGACGTACACGCCGGCTGA
- a CDS encoding TetR/AcrR family transcriptional regulator: protein MTAGEHEATGGRPRRVTRRRAETRRRLLDAALDVFAERGLRGASIEEVCDRAGYTRGAFYSNFRTMDELLLAVSEDYSHQILEKLRTTLLDLPDGLPEGFDVVDVAIDMVLAVMPDDRRWWLVETELVLHAARNPEAAEAVRGQRERFAAEFTALVAWAVERVGREFTSSPEDLVRVIHALHDGSLAQRHLEPDAVPPGHLERLALPALLRAFSRPAGRPGD, encoded by the coding sequence ATGACGGCAGGCGAGCACGAGGCCACGGGCGGCAGGCCCCGGCGGGTCACCAGGCGGCGTGCGGAGACCCGCCGACGGCTGCTGGACGCCGCCCTGGACGTGTTCGCCGAGCGGGGCCTGCGCGGGGCGAGCATCGAGGAGGTGTGCGACCGCGCGGGCTACACGCGCGGCGCGTTCTACTCCAACTTCCGCACCATGGACGAGCTGCTGTTGGCCGTGTCGGAGGACTACTCCCACCAGATCCTCGAAAAGCTGCGGACCACCCTGCTCGACCTGCCGGACGGGCTCCCGGAGGGCTTCGACGTCGTGGACGTCGCCATCGACATGGTGCTGGCGGTGATGCCCGACGACCGCAGGTGGTGGCTGGTGGAGACCGAGCTGGTGCTGCACGCGGCGCGGAATCCGGAGGCCGCCGAGGCGGTGCGGGGGCAGCGGGAGCGGTTCGCCGCCGAGTTCACCGCGCTGGTCGCCTGGGCGGTCGAACGGGTCGGCCGGGAGTTCACCTCCTCGCCGGAGGACCTGGTCAGGGTCATCCACGCGCTGCACGACGGGTCGTTGGCCCAGCGCCACCTGGAGCCGGACGCCGTCCCGCCCGGCCACCTCGAACGGCTCGCCCTGCCGGCCCTGCTCCGCGCCTTCTCCCGCCCGGCCGGCCGCCCGGGCGACTGA
- a CDS encoding translation initiation factor IF-2, which produces MRRTIVGTVLAVAGLMAGCALLAESPQDRAADDALDQAERVRDALGARGLTAAGDLGRAADELEGVEVMRAGGSRLDRNGVTLVIRVPGAAPTGWMSGQAVTVRRCFELRFRDRAGAASGPAGVPCPEGPALAFGAWPRRPEIPPPVYERLRRALPKVPRGDAVDMARVRRAVKALRLKPQIRAEIAAEGEIVGVSLQTGSGTSLDCLLARVAPGSTRVWSPARPRRTPGGAGCRVDAALRSH; this is translated from the coding sequence ATGCGTCGGACGATTGTCGGGACGGTGCTGGCGGTGGCGGGCCTGATGGCGGGCTGCGCCCTCCTCGCCGAGTCCCCGCAGGACCGGGCGGCCGACGACGCCCTGGACCAGGCCGAACGGGTCCGCGACGCGCTCGGCGCCCGGGGTCTGACCGCCGCCGGCGACCTCGGGCGCGCGGCCGACGAGCTGGAGGGTGTCGAGGTCATGCGGGCCGGCGGGTCGAGGCTCGACCGGAACGGCGTCACGCTGGTCATCCGGGTGCCCGGCGCCGCGCCGACCGGCTGGATGAGCGGCCAGGCGGTCACGGTGCGGCGCTGCTTCGAGCTGCGGTTCCGCGACCGTGCGGGGGCCGCGTCGGGCCCGGCGGGGGTGCCCTGTCCGGAGGGCCCGGCCCTGGCGTTCGGGGCCTGGCCGCGACGGCCGGAGATCCCGCCCCCCGTGTACGAACGGCTGCGCCGGGCGTTGCCGAAGGTGCCCCGGGGCGACGCCGTCGACATGGCCAGGGTGCGGCGCGCGGTGAAGGCGCTGAGGTTGAAGCCGCAGATCCGCGCCGAGATCGCGGCGGAGGGGGAGATCGTCGGGGTCTCCCTCCAGACCGGCTCGGGGACGTCCCTCGACTGCCTGCTGGCGCGGGTGGCGCCCGGGTCGACCCGGGTGTGGAGCCCGGCCCGGCCTCGGCGGACGCCCGGTGGGGCCGGCTGCCGGGTGGACGCGGCCCTCCGCTCGCACTGA